One window of Chryseobacterium sp. JJR-5R genomic DNA carries:
- a CDS encoding bacteriocin-like protein, which produces MKNLKTLSRKELKAIKGAASVSKCPPGNYYCPEAAVCVPINAECYIIVPDIPAEG; this is translated from the coding sequence ATGAAAAATTTAAAAACTTTGTCAAGAAAAGAACTGAAAGCCATTAAAGGAGCGGCATCTGTTTCAAAATGTCCTCCCGGGAATTACTATTGTCCTGAAGCGGCAGTATGTGTCCCGATTAATGCAGAATGTTATATCATAGTACCGGATATACCGGCAGAAGGATAA